One genomic region from Arthrobacter sp. FB24 encodes:
- a CDS encoding NAD-dependent epimerase/dehydratase family protein: MRIAVTGASGFVGGAVAQAAEDRGWEVIRYGRRLLPGLSVWDLSGGPLSNPPEVDAVVHAGAHVADWGPPQLFHRVNVLGTEAVAATFPGARLVHISSSSIYPWWQPCVDRAEDPVAGRYLNAYSGSKAMAEAAAARHGNALILRPHGVYGPGDRTLLPRLISNVNHNRLLSVGGPDVRHQLTSIGNLARAALAACTSEAAGPVNVADHRPVALGQVLREVLDNTGRSGVELAFIPMRAAMTLAASLEAVAGVTRKPPRLTRYAVSQLGFERTYSTSRLREELGVVPVPSSFAGAGEWIRDLG, from the coding sequence ATGAGGATCGCCGTGACCGGGGCCAGCGGCTTCGTCGGCGGAGCTGTTGCCCAAGCTGCGGAGGACCGCGGCTGGGAAGTGATCCGGTACGGCCGCCGCCTTCTCCCCGGACTCAGCGTCTGGGACCTTAGCGGCGGGCCACTGTCCAACCCGCCGGAAGTCGACGCCGTCGTGCATGCCGGCGCGCACGTGGCTGACTGGGGTCCGCCCCAGCTCTTCCACCGCGTCAACGTCCTCGGGACCGAGGCCGTGGCCGCGACCTTCCCGGGGGCGCGGCTGGTCCACATTTCAAGCTCCAGCATCTACCCGTGGTGGCAGCCTTGCGTGGACCGGGCGGAAGATCCGGTCGCCGGACGGTACCTGAACGCCTACTCCGGTTCGAAAGCCATGGCGGAGGCCGCGGCAGCGCGCCACGGCAATGCGCTGATCCTCCGGCCCCACGGGGTGTACGGTCCGGGGGACCGGACGCTTCTGCCCCGCCTCATCAGCAACGTGAACCATAACCGGCTGCTGAGCGTCGGCGGACCGGACGTCCGGCACCAGCTGACGTCCATCGGGAACCTGGCCCGGGCGGCGCTCGCCGCCTGTACCTCGGAGGCGGCCGGCCCCGTCAACGTCGCCGACCACCGGCCCGTGGCACTCGGCCAGGTCCTGCGGGAGGTACTGGACAACACCGGCCGTTCCGGCGTCGAACTCGCCTTCATCCCGATGCGCGCGGCGATGACGCTGGCGGCATCCCTCGAGGCGGTGGCAGGCGTGACGCGCAAGCCGCCGCGGCTCACACGGTACGCCGTGAGCCAGCTCGGCTTCGAGCGCACCTACTCCACGAGCCGCCTGCGGGAGGAGCTGGGTGTTGTCCCTGTCCCGAGCAGCTTCGCAGGTGCGGGAGAATGGATCAGAGACCTGGGATGA
- the map gene encoding type I methionyl aminopeptidase, with protein sequence MAFGQPRIEYKTNAQMRIMHEAGLVLSRALDAAVAAAVPGATTAQLDAVFRAVLDEAGAKSNFLGYHGFPATICTSVNEEVVHGIPGARVLNDGDIISIDGGAIVNGWHSDSARTVIVGTPDPEDVRLSEVTEEAMWRGIAALATGKFVGDIGCAVDDYVSSVPGKPLGILEDYVGHGIGSEMHMAPDVLNYRTSHRGPKIRPGLCLAIEPMLVRGSIDTAVLEDDWTVVTTDGKRSCQWEHSVAVHEKGIWVLSAPDGGAERLAPLGVVPVPIP encoded by the coding sequence ATGGCATTCGGACAGCCCCGGATCGAATACAAAACCAACGCCCAAATGCGCATCATGCACGAGGCCGGCCTGGTCCTGAGCCGCGCCTTGGACGCTGCGGTGGCGGCAGCTGTACCCGGCGCCACCACGGCGCAGCTGGACGCCGTCTTCCGCGCAGTCCTGGACGAGGCGGGCGCCAAGTCCAACTTCCTCGGCTACCACGGGTTCCCGGCCACCATCTGCACCTCGGTCAACGAGGAAGTGGTCCACGGGATCCCTGGCGCCCGCGTACTGAACGACGGCGACATCATCTCGATCGACGGCGGCGCGATTGTTAACGGCTGGCACTCCGACTCCGCCCGCACCGTGATTGTGGGCACCCCGGACCCCGAAGACGTCCGGTTGTCCGAAGTCACCGAGGAAGCCATGTGGCGCGGCATCGCGGCGCTGGCCACCGGAAAATTCGTCGGGGATATCGGCTGCGCCGTGGACGATTACGTCTCCTCCGTCCCGGGCAAGCCGCTGGGCATCCTCGAAGACTACGTGGGCCACGGCATCGGCTCCGAAATGCACATGGCACCGGATGTGCTGAACTACCGGACCAGCCACCGCGGGCCCAAGATCCGCCCCGGACTGTGCCTGGCCATTGAGCCCATGCTGGTCCGAGGCAGCATTGACACGGCCGTGCTCGAGGACGACTGGACCGTCGTGACCACCGACGGCAAGCGCTCGTGCCAGTGGGAGCACTCAGTGGCCGTCCATGAAAAGGGCATCTGGGTTCTTTCCGCGCCCGACGGCGGTGCGGAGCGCCTTGCGCCGCTGGGCGTGGTCCCCGTCCCGATCCCGTAG
- the rpsM gene encoding 30S ribosomal protein S13 produces MARLAGVDIPREKRLEIALTYIYGVGKTRAHETLAATGISADVRVKDLTDAQLVELRDYIEGNYKVEGDLRREVAADIRRKVEIGSYEGLRHRKGLPVRGQRTKTNARTRKGPKRTVAGKKKAGR; encoded by the coding sequence ATGGCTCGTCTCGCTGGCGTAGACATTCCCCGCGAAAAGCGGTTGGAAATTGCGCTTACTTACATCTACGGCGTGGGCAAGACCCGTGCACACGAAACCCTGGCTGCTACCGGCATCAGCGCTGACGTTCGGGTCAAGGACCTGACCGACGCACAGCTGGTTGAGCTGCGTGACTACATTGAAGGCAACTACAAGGTTGAGGGTGACCTTCGCCGCGAAGTGGCCGCTGATATCCGCCGCAAGGTTGAAATCGGCAGCTACGAAGGCCTGCGTCACCGCAAGGGCCTGCCCGTACGCGGTCAGCGTACGAAGACCAACGCTCGTACCCGCAAGGGTCCGAAGCGCACCGTCGCCGGCAAGAAGAAAGCCGGCCGCTAG
- the infA gene encoding translation initiation factor IF-1 has translation MAKKDGVIEIEGVVTEALPNAMFRVELTNKHIVLAHISGKMRQHYIRILPEDRVVVELSPYDLTRGRIVYRYK, from the coding sequence ATGGCCAAGAAGGACGGGGTCATTGAGATCGAGGGCGTTGTGACTGAGGCGCTGCCTAATGCGATGTTTCGCGTTGAGCTCACCAACAAGCACATCGTTCTGGCGCACATCTCTGGAAAAATGCGCCAGCACTACATCAGGATTCTCCCTGAGGACCGGGTAGTGGTGGAGCTGAGCCCGTACGACCTTACACGTGGTCGTATCGTCTACCGCTACAAGTAA
- a CDS encoding carbohydrate ABC transporter permease, translating to MTRQLTDRPPAVAEAGPALRRRPKWSGRTRRDFFVFLALALPNLVLIGVFTYLPLINNIYYSTLDWTLGSASATVVGLDNYVTFFTSSDAAKVLGTTAVFTVVTVGGSMVLGLLIALALNSKVRGTTFARSAVFAPYVLSGVGVGLVWLFIFDPGYGVLAWVLRGLGQQSPQWINDPQLSLVMVIIVYIWKNLGYCAVVYLAGLQSLPQDVMEAASLDGANGFRRFLSMSVPLLSPTTFFLLITTMLSSLQAFDLIRIMTPLGNGTSTLIYEAYLQAFGAFNRAGYSASISVVLFAILLIITVLQLRFVERKVHYS from the coding sequence ATGACAAGACAACTGACCGACAGGCCACCCGCCGTCGCGGAAGCCGGTCCGGCCCTCCGGCGCCGGCCCAAATGGTCCGGCCGGACCCGCCGGGACTTCTTCGTGTTCCTGGCCCTCGCACTGCCCAACCTGGTGCTGATCGGGGTTTTCACGTACCTCCCGCTCATCAACAACATTTACTACTCCACCCTGGACTGGACGCTGGGATCGGCGTCCGCCACCGTGGTGGGGCTGGACAACTACGTCACGTTCTTCACCAGCTCCGATGCCGCCAAGGTGCTCGGCACCACAGCTGTCTTCACCGTCGTCACCGTCGGCGGTTCCATGGTGCTGGGCCTGTTGATCGCACTTGCGCTGAATTCCAAGGTCCGCGGCACCACATTTGCCCGTTCCGCGGTTTTCGCCCCCTACGTGCTCAGCGGCGTGGGCGTGGGCCTGGTCTGGCTGTTCATCTTTGATCCCGGCTACGGCGTCCTGGCCTGGGTCCTCCGCGGGCTGGGCCAGCAGAGTCCGCAATGGATCAATGATCCGCAGCTCTCGCTGGTCATGGTGATCATCGTGTACATCTGGAAGAACCTGGGCTACTGCGCGGTGGTGTACCTCGCGGGGCTCCAGTCGCTCCCGCAGGACGTCATGGAGGCAGCATCCCTGGACGGCGCCAACGGCTTCCGGCGCTTCCTGAGCATGTCCGTCCCGCTGCTCTCCCCCACCACCTTCTTCCTGCTGATCACCACCATGCTCAGCTCGTTGCAGGCGTTCGACCTGATCAGGATCATGACACCCCTGGGCAACGGCACCAGCACACTGATCTACGAGGCCTACCTCCAGGCATTCGGTGCCTTCAACAGGGCCGGATATTCGGCATCCATCTCGGTGGTGCTCTTCGCCATCCTGCTCATCATCACCGTGCTGCAGCTGCGGTTCGTCGAACGGAAGGTGCACTACTCATGA
- the rpmJ gene encoding 50S ribosomal protein L36: protein MKVKPSVKQICEKCKVIRRNGRVMVICENPRHKQRQG from the coding sequence ATGAAGGTCAAGCCGAGCGTCAAGCAGATCTGCGAAAAGTGCAAAGTGATCCGCCGTAATGGCCGGGTCATGGTGATCTGCGAGAACCCGCGCCACAAGCAGCGCCAGGGCTAA
- a CDS encoding DNA-directed RNA polymerase subunit alpha has protein sequence MLIAQRPTLSEEVVSENRSRFIIEPLEPGFGYTLGNSLRRTLLSSIPGAAVTSIRIDGVLHEFTTVPGVKEDVTEIILNIKNLSVSSEHDEPVVAYLRKQGPGVVTAADIAPPAGVEFHNPDLHIATLNSKGKFELELTIERGRGYVSAAQNKSGDSEIGRIPVDSIYSPVLKVTFRVEATRVEQRTDFDKLIVDVETKQAIAPRDAVASAGTTLVELFGLARELNTAAEGIEIGPSPTDAALAADMALPIEDLDLTVRSYNCLKREGIHTVGELVARSEADLMDIRNFGAKSIDEVKAKLVELGLSLKDSPPGFDLAARAAAIEEDDAAFSDDEL, from the coding sequence GTGCTCATTGCACAGCGCCCCACCCTCTCTGAAGAGGTCGTCTCCGAAAACCGCTCCCGTTTCATCATTGAACCGCTGGAGCCGGGCTTTGGATACACTCTCGGAAACTCCCTCCGCCGTACCCTGCTCTCCTCCATCCCGGGCGCTGCTGTTACCAGCATCCGGATCGATGGCGTGCTGCACGAGTTCACCACGGTTCCGGGTGTCAAGGAAGATGTCACTGAGATCATCCTGAACATCAAGAACCTGTCGGTTTCCTCCGAGCACGACGAGCCGGTTGTTGCTTACCTGCGCAAGCAGGGCCCGGGAGTCGTCACCGCCGCGGACATCGCTCCGCCGGCCGGCGTCGAATTCCACAACCCGGATCTGCACATTGCCACGCTGAACTCGAAGGGCAAGTTCGAACTCGAACTGACCATCGAGCGCGGCCGCGGCTACGTTTCGGCAGCTCAGAACAAGTCCGGCGACTCCGAGATCGGCCGCATTCCGGTCGACTCGATCTACTCGCCGGTGCTGAAGGTTACTTTCCGCGTGGAAGCCACCCGTGTTGAGCAGCGCACTGACTTCGACAAGCTGATTGTCGACGTCGAGACCAAGCAGGCAATCGCCCCGCGCGATGCCGTCGCTTCGGCAGGCACCACCCTGGTGGAGCTGTTCGGTCTGGCCCGCGAGCTGAACACCGCAGCTGAAGGTATCGAGATTGGCCCGTCGCCGACTGACGCTGCCCTGGCAGCTGACATGGCCCTGCCGATCGAGGATCTGGACCTCACCGTCCGTTCCTACAACTGCCTCAAGCGTGAGGGCATCCACACCGTGGGTGAACTCGTTGCCCGCTCCGAGGCCGACCTGATGGACATCCGTAACTTCGGTGCGAAGTCCATCGACGAGGTCAAGGCCAAGCTGGTTGAACTGGGCCTGTCCCTCAAGGACTCGCCTCCCGGTTTCGACCTGGCAGCACGCGCCGCAGCCATCGAAGAGGACGACGCCGCGTTCAGCGACGACGAGCTCTAA
- a CDS encoding carbohydrate ABC transporter permease, translating into MSTHRPLSRANIVQTIAGGYVPLILATLVVFLPLLWMILSSFKQPGEIITMDLKILPESVNLENYNIAMTTVPFAQFFLNSTIVTLVGATVKVLLAILTAYALVFVRFPFKNAIFVLILVALMVPPQVSILPNYILIAGMGGKNTLWGIILPGLGTAFGTFLLRQHFMTLPASILESAEIDGAGHWRRLWRIVVPVSVPSIATVALVTVVSEWNDYIWPLIITDRPETMTLPVGLTLLQNSEGNGSGWGILMAGAVLVIVPILVVFAALQRYIVAGLTQGSVTG; encoded by the coding sequence ATGAGCACGCACCGGCCACTGTCCCGCGCCAACATTGTCCAGACCATTGCCGGCGGCTACGTCCCGCTGATCCTGGCTACCCTGGTGGTCTTCCTGCCGCTGCTCTGGATGATCCTGAGCTCGTTCAAGCAGCCCGGCGAGATCATCACCATGGACCTGAAAATCCTCCCGGAGAGCGTGAACCTGGAGAACTACAACATCGCCATGACCACGGTGCCCTTCGCGCAGTTCTTCCTTAACAGCACCATCGTCACGCTGGTGGGCGCCACCGTCAAAGTGCTGCTGGCCATCCTCACCGCCTACGCCCTGGTATTTGTGCGTTTCCCGTTCAAGAACGCCATCTTCGTGCTGATCCTTGTCGCCCTGATGGTGCCGCCGCAGGTGTCCATCCTGCCCAACTACATCCTCATCGCCGGGATGGGCGGCAAGAACACCCTCTGGGGCATCATCCTGCCCGGACTGGGCACCGCCTTCGGCACCTTCCTGCTGCGGCAGCACTTCATGACGCTGCCGGCCTCCATCCTGGAATCCGCGGAGATCGACGGCGCAGGCCACTGGCGCAGGCTCTGGCGGATCGTGGTCCCGGTGTCCGTCCCTTCGATAGCCACCGTTGCCCTGGTCACCGTGGTCAGCGAGTGGAACGACTACATCTGGCCGCTCATCATCACGGACCGCCCCGAAACCATGACCCTTCCCGTGGGCCTGACGCTGCTGCAGAACTCCGAAGGGAACGGGTCCGGCTGGGGCATCCTCATGGCCGGTGCCGTGCTGGTGATCGTCCCCATCCTGGTGGTGTTCGCAGCACTCCAGCGCTACATCGTGGCCGGCCTCACCCAAGGCAGCGTCACCGGCTAG
- a CDS encoding class I adenylate-forming enzyme family protein, with protein MQTDLPDDLIAAVYEAASKYPDHPAITAPGRRSGRPGKTISYRDLAAGIESTAAGLRREGFGPGERLLFSVRPGPAAFTLALAAVRAGGAIVFIDPGVGPELFRNRTALASPRWAASESLLYALSARGPLRPLARRRGLLLPDYGALEVRHFHSGPWLPGVPLKSTNIRTLARSAAHRGGKDDGGTHDAGTQYADGDWPDGTPAVQEVPSAPGQEAVIIFTSGTTGNPKGVVHSRGTLAAGFGQLSTRCTFAAGDRIHSEQLMMGLPALIAGAHWTMPAYGLSAAIDPLRFAAELGSSPGQQAATHVFLVPSQLAPILDAVQSGQLVWPDALKTVMLGAAPVLAPFLERAAGLLPGVRFHCIYGMTEVLPIAVADGREKLDFASGRTAEFRTPDGSGAGDYLGEPLPGVRIRVAADHELMVSGPNMCLGYLGEDAMDEHATGDLVRVDRGRLVMLGRKKDMIIRGKTNIYPGLYEPVIAAIDGVGQAVMVGVPDGIGDETVWLAVEPQHGRSPDAIQQTLRRQLPKLIDESALPDRIEVMPRLPVAGRHRKPDRIALRALFDDLRSRGRPPEGTS; from the coding sequence GTGCAAACTGACCTGCCGGACGACCTCATTGCCGCCGTGTATGAGGCCGCCTCGAAGTACCCGGACCATCCGGCCATCACGGCACCCGGCAGGCGCAGCGGCAGGCCGGGAAAGACCATCAGCTACCGGGACCTTGCCGCCGGGATCGAATCCACCGCCGCAGGCCTGCGGCGTGAGGGCTTCGGTCCGGGCGAACGGCTGTTGTTTTCGGTGCGGCCGGGTCCGGCCGCATTCACGCTCGCGCTGGCTGCCGTCCGGGCCGGCGGGGCCATTGTGTTCATCGATCCCGGGGTCGGCCCCGAACTGTTCCGGAACAGGACGGCTCTGGCGTCCCCGCGGTGGGCGGCTTCCGAGTCGCTGCTCTATGCGCTCAGCGCGCGCGGCCCGCTGCGGCCCCTGGCCAGGCGGCGCGGACTGCTGCTTCCGGACTACGGGGCCTTGGAGGTCCGGCACTTCCACTCCGGTCCGTGGCTTCCGGGTGTCCCGCTGAAGTCCACCAACATCCGTACCCTCGCCCGCAGTGCTGCTCACCGCGGCGGTAAGGACGACGGCGGCACTCACGACGCCGGCACTCAGTACGCAGACGGCGACTGGCCGGACGGGACGCCGGCGGTGCAGGAGGTACCGTCCGCGCCGGGGCAGGAAGCGGTCATCATCTTCACGTCGGGCACCACCGGAAATCCCAAGGGGGTGGTGCACAGCCGCGGAACCCTGGCGGCAGGATTCGGCCAATTGAGCACACGCTGCACGTTCGCGGCCGGCGACCGCATCCACTCGGAACAGCTGATGATGGGGCTGCCGGCCCTGATCGCCGGCGCCCACTGGACAATGCCGGCGTACGGGTTGTCCGCTGCGATCGATCCGCTGCGGTTCGCGGCCGAACTGGGATCCTCACCCGGCCAGCAGGCGGCAACGCATGTGTTCCTGGTGCCCTCGCAGCTGGCGCCGATCCTCGACGCCGTGCAATCAGGACAGCTGGTGTGGCCGGACGCACTGAAAACGGTGATGCTGGGCGCCGCCCCGGTGCTGGCACCGTTCCTGGAGCGGGCTGCGGGGTTACTGCCCGGCGTGCGCTTCCACTGCATCTATGGGATGACGGAAGTGCTGCCCATCGCAGTTGCTGACGGGCGCGAGAAACTGGACTTCGCTTCCGGACGCACCGCGGAGTTCCGGACCCCGGACGGCTCCGGCGCGGGCGACTACCTCGGCGAACCGCTGCCTGGTGTGCGAATCCGGGTGGCGGCCGACCACGAACTTATGGTCTCCGGGCCGAACATGTGCCTGGGCTACCTTGGCGAGGACGCCATGGATGAGCACGCCACCGGCGACCTCGTGAGGGTGGACCGCGGCCGGCTGGTAATGCTGGGGCGCAAAAAGGACATGATCATCCGCGGCAAGACCAACATCTACCCCGGCCTGTATGAGCCCGTTATTGCCGCCATCGACGGTGTCGGCCAGGCCGTGATGGTCGGCGTCCCGGACGGCATCGGCGACGAAACGGTGTGGCTCGCCGTCGAACCGCAACACGGACGGAGCCCGGACGCGATCCAGCAGACGCTGCGCCGGCAGCTGCCGAAACTCATCGACGAATCAGCGCTCCCTGACCGAATAGAAGTCATGCCCCGGCTGCCGGTTGCCGGCCGGCACCGCAAACCGGACCGGATTGCCCTGCGGGCTCTTTTCGACGACCTGCGGTCACGAGGCAGGCCGCCGGAGGGCACATCATGA
- a CDS encoding P1 family peptidase, giving the protein MGAITDVTGIRVGHVQRAGFGRESDGAESDSGWLTGVTVVLPPPGTVGSVDVRGGGPATHETDSLDPATLSQRVDAVVLTGGSAFGLVAAHGAKRWCEENGRGFAVPGGLVPIVPAAAIFDLGRGGDFSARPDEEMGYAATAAAAAQTEGHDVERGNVGAGTGAVLGRGTYKGGVGTASITLDNGVVIGALAVVNAVGLPFGTSPERVEAGPGRKAQPPPLNTTLVVVATNAALNKVECKRTASACHAGLARALNPSHTLADGDTVFALATGAVELDRSSDAARQFNLITLQSAAADVVTEAILDGVSRAEGISTPAGVFAAYGPVVRYHGPI; this is encoded by the coding sequence ATGGGAGCGATCACCGACGTCACCGGAATCCGGGTGGGCCATGTGCAAAGAGCCGGGTTTGGACGGGAGTCCGACGGCGCGGAGTCCGACAGCGGCTGGCTCACCGGGGTGACCGTGGTGCTCCCGCCGCCCGGCACCGTCGGCTCAGTTGACGTCCGCGGCGGAGGCCCGGCCACTCACGAAACGGATTCCCTGGATCCCGCCACGCTTTCCCAGCGCGTGGATGCCGTGGTGCTTACCGGCGGGAGCGCTTTCGGGCTCGTTGCCGCGCACGGTGCCAAGCGCTGGTGCGAGGAAAACGGCCGGGGATTCGCCGTGCCCGGGGGACTGGTGCCGATCGTCCCGGCCGCCGCCATCTTCGACCTGGGCCGCGGCGGTGACTTCTCCGCCCGTCCCGACGAGGAGATGGGTTACGCGGCAACTGCCGCCGCTGCCGCCCAAACGGAAGGGCACGACGTCGAACGCGGCAACGTGGGCGCCGGCACCGGAGCCGTCCTCGGAAGAGGGACGTATAAGGGCGGAGTCGGCACGGCCTCGATTACTTTAGACAACGGAGTCGTGATTGGAGCCCTTGCGGTCGTGAATGCAGTGGGACTGCCCTTTGGCACATCGCCGGAGCGGGTGGAAGCCGGGCCCGGCCGGAAGGCCCAGCCGCCGCCCCTCAACACAACCCTCGTCGTCGTCGCTACCAACGCTGCCCTGAACAAGGTGGAGTGCAAGCGCACCGCCTCTGCGTGCCATGCCGGGCTGGCCCGGGCGCTGAATCCGTCCCACACCCTGGCGGACGGCGACACCGTGTTCGCCCTGGCGACGGGCGCCGTCGAACTTGACCGCAGCTCTGACGCTGCCCGGCAGTTCAACCTCATCACGCTGCAGAGCGCGGCAGCGGACGTCGTGACGGAAGCCATCCTGGATGGCGTCTCCCGGGCCGAGGGCATCTCAACGCCGGCGGGGGTATTTGCTGCGTATGGCCCGGTGGTGCGCTACCATGGTCCGATTTAA
- a CDS encoding ABC transporter substrate-binding protein: MGMNLDRRHFLGLAGAGAGAAALAACGGPSTGGTTPASEAAEIDFSGVKPAASIDFWTSHPGKSQDVEKSIIAKFHAKFPDIKVNLVTAGANYEEIAQKFQTSQAAKEALPGLVVLSDVWWFRYFTNGNIIPLDGLVKQLDIKVDDFQKSLVADYQYDDKQWALPYGRSTPLFYYNKDHFKAAGLPDRAPKTWQEFAEWAPKLKASSGAQYAYIYPALAGYAGWTLQNNLWGWGGSWSNEWTINCDSAESVEALQWAQDSIYKDGWAGVSSKEAADDFAAGITSSTISSTGSLLGVLKSAKFNVGVGFLPGGPKVESGVCPTGGAGLGIPSGVSKEVQLAAGTFLKFMTEPESTAEFSAATGYMPTRVSADMTSVLAKTPQIKTAMDQLAVTRVQDNARVFLPGADQEMAKAAAKILTQQGDVKATMTALKSTLEGIYTKDVKPKLKS, encoded by the coding sequence ATGGGTATGAATCTTGACCGCAGGCATTTCCTAGGGCTTGCCGGCGCAGGAGCCGGTGCCGCTGCGCTGGCAGCGTGCGGCGGCCCGTCCACCGGCGGAACAACGCCTGCAAGCGAAGCCGCCGAGATCGACTTCAGCGGCGTCAAGCCTGCCGCCTCCATCGACTTCTGGACGAGCCACCCGGGCAAGTCCCAGGACGTCGAAAAATCCATCATCGCCAAGTTCCACGCCAAGTTCCCGGACATCAAGGTGAACCTGGTCACCGCCGGTGCCAACTATGAGGAGATTGCACAGAAGTTCCAGACCTCGCAGGCCGCCAAGGAGGCACTGCCGGGCCTTGTGGTGCTCTCCGATGTGTGGTGGTTCCGCTACTTCACGAACGGCAACATCATTCCGCTGGACGGACTGGTGAAACAGCTGGATATCAAGGTGGACGACTTCCAGAAGTCCCTCGTGGCCGACTACCAGTACGACGACAAGCAGTGGGCCCTCCCCTACGGCCGTTCGACGCCGCTCTTCTACTACAACAAGGACCACTTCAAGGCGGCCGGCCTCCCGGACCGGGCACCGAAAACCTGGCAGGAATTCGCCGAGTGGGCGCCCAAGCTGAAGGCAAGCTCCGGCGCGCAGTACGCCTACATCTACCCGGCGCTGGCCGGCTATGCGGGCTGGACCCTGCAGAACAACCTCTGGGGATGGGGCGGCAGCTGGTCCAACGAGTGGACCATCAACTGCGACTCGGCGGAATCGGTGGAGGCCCTGCAGTGGGCCCAGGATTCCATCTACAAGGACGGCTGGGCGGGTGTTTCCTCGAAGGAGGCCGCTGACGACTTCGCCGCGGGCATCACATCCTCCACCATCTCGTCCACAGGGTCCCTGCTCGGTGTGCTGAAGTCCGCCAAGTTCAACGTGGGCGTGGGCTTCCTGCCGGGCGGCCCCAAGGTGGAAAGCGGCGTGTGCCCCACCGGTGGTGCCGGCCTGGGCATTCCCAGCGGTGTGAGCAAGGAAGTGCAGCTGGCTGCGGGCACCTTCCTGAAGTTCATGACCGAGCCGGAAAGCACCGCGGAATTCTCTGCGGCAACGGGCTACATGCCTACGCGTGTTTCGGCCGACATGACGTCGGTACTGGCCAAGACGCCGCAGATCAAGACGGCCATGGACCAGCTCGCGGTCACCCGGGTCCAGGACAACGCCCGCGTGTTCCTGCCCGGCGCAGACCAGGAAATGGCCAAGGCCGCAGCGAAGATCCTCACCCAGCAGGGCGACGTGAAGGCCACCATGACCGCGTTGAAGTCCACGCTGGAGGGCATCTACACGAAGGACGTCAAGCCCAAGCTCAAGAGCTGA
- the rpsK gene encoding 30S ribosomal protein S11 — MPPKTRGAVRKPRKKDKKNIALGQAHIKSTFNNTIVSITDPNGAVISWASAGEVGFKGSRKSTPFAAQMAAEAAAKRAQEHGLKKVDVFVKGPGSGRETAIRSLQAAGLEVGSIQDVTPAAHNGCRPPKRRRV, encoded by the coding sequence ATGCCCCCGAAGACTCGTGGCGCGGTTCGCAAGCCGCGTAAGAAGGACAAGAAGAATATCGCGCTTGGCCAGGCGCACATCAAGAGCACCTTTAACAACACCATCGTTTCCATCACGGATCCGAACGGTGCTGTCATCTCCTGGGCTTCTGCCGGTGAGGTTGGCTTCAAGGGCTCACGTAAGTCCACCCCGTTCGCTGCCCAGATGGCTGCCGAAGCTGCTGCAAAGCGCGCCCAGGAGCACGGCCTGAAGAAGGTCGACGTGTTCGTCAAGGGACCGGGTTCGGGCCGCGAAACCGCAATCCGCTCGCTGCAGGCCGCCGGCCTGGAGGTTGGCTCCATCCAGGACGTCACCCCCGCCGCGCACAACGGCTGCCGCCCGCCGAAGCGCCGCCGCGTCTAA